From Montipora foliosa isolate CH-2021 chromosome 6, ASM3666993v2, whole genome shotgun sequence, a single genomic window includes:
- the LOC138006216 gene encoding uncharacterized protein, whose amino-acid sequence MPQQFALYPTTRVIIDCTEVFVEVPSSMLAQSQTWSNYKHNNTLKVLIGISPNGQVIFVSKLWGGRISDKCITEKSGLMQYHKPGDNIMADRGFEITNILPPGVGLNIPPFKGARAQLTAEEVTETVHIASMRIHVERAIGRIKNYHILDGTLPLTLAHTADQIFSVCAYLTNFLPPLLPPIKSK is encoded by the coding sequence ATGCCACAACAATTTGCCCTGTACCCTACTACTCGAGTGATTATTGACTGCACAGAGGTTTTTGTGGAGGTACCATCCTCAATGTTGGCCCAGTCACAGACCTGGTCCAACTACAAACACAATAATACATTGAAAGTTTTAATTGGAATTTCCCCAAATGGCCaagtaatttttgtttcaaagttgTGGGGTGGTAGGATTTCAGATAAGTGCATAACAGAAAAGTCTGGCTTAATGCAATACCATAAACCTGGAGATAACATCATGGCTGATCGCGGTTTTGAAATCACCAATATTTTACCCCCAGGTGTTGGCCTTAATATACCTCCATTTAAAGGTGCCAGGGCCCAGTTAACAGCTGAAGAAGTGACTGAAACAGTTCATATTGCTTCTATGCGAATTCACGTAGAGCGGGCAATAGGTAGAATCAAGAACTATCACATCCTTGATGGCACTCTACCTTTGACCCTGGCCCATACTGCAGATCAAATATTTTCAGTCTGTGCCTACCTAACCAATTTTTTGCCTCCTCTTCTCCCCCCtataaaaagcaaataa
- the LOC138009023 gene encoding uncharacterized protein, whose product MPQQFALYPTTRVIIDCTEVFVEVPSSMLAQSQTWSNYKHHNTFKVLIGISPNGQVIFVSKLWGGRISDKCITEKSGLMQYHKPGDNIMADRGFEITNILPPGVGLNIPPFKGARAQLTAEEVTETVHIASMRIHVERAIGRIKNYHILDGTLPLTLAHTADQIFSVCAYLTNFLPPLLPPIKSK is encoded by the coding sequence ATGCCACAACAATTTGCCCTGTACCCTACTACTCGAGTGATTATTGACTGCACAGAGGTTTTTGTGGAGGTACCATCCTCAATGTTGGCCCAGTCACAGACCTGGTCCAACTACAAACACCATAATACATTCAAAGTTTTAATTGGAATTTCCCCAAATGGCCaagtaatttttgtttcaaagttgTGGGGTGGTAGGATTTCAGATAAGTGCATAACAGAAAAGTCTGGCTTAATGCAATACCATAAACCTGGAGATAACATCATGGCTGATCGCGGTTTTGAAATCACCAATATTTTACCCCCAGGTGTTGGCCTTAATATACCTCCATTTAAAGGTGCCAGGGCCCAGTTAACAGCTGAAGAAGTGACTGAAACAGTTCATATTGCTTCTATGCGAATTCACGTAGAGCGGGCAATAGGTAGAATCAAGAACTATCACATCCTTGATGGCACTCTACCTTTGACCCTGGCCCATACTGCAGATCAAATATTTTCAGTCTGTGCCTACCTAACCAATTTTTTGCCTCCTCTTCTCCCCCCtataaaaagcaaataa